One Sulfurimonas sp. HSL-3221 genomic window, ATAGCGTTTTCGCACCGTGGCAGCACGTCGCGCGTGTTGTAGAAGTGGACGATCGATTTCAGGCTTTTGAAGTAACCGTTGTGGGTATAGGCCTTGACGAAAAGCGCGTCGGGCCGCTTGTCGACGTTGCGCAGCGTCGGCACCTTCTGCTTGCCTTCGTTTGCCGCCGCGAACGCCGCGTAATCCAATCGGGTGGCCAGGAACTCTCCGAGACCACGGTCCGTCCATGCGTAGCCCAGCGGGTTGTACTGTGCGTCTTGGGTGTAAAAAGGATTCTCCGGGTTGCGGGGCACACCGAGATTGTCAAAGGTATAATCGGTCAGGAGCGGCGGCGTGCCGTCCGCCCCTGCGTTCAGCACGTGGCAGTTCGCGCATTTGCCTTTGCCCTTGAAAAGATCAAGCCCTTTGCGCTCCTCCTTTGTCAGCTCGGCCATGCCCTGTAGATAGTAATCATATTTCGACGTGAATGCGTTGACCTCATTCGATGCCTCGTAGGCGGCGATGGAGAGCGCAATGGCGTCAAAGGCGATCTCGACGTTCTCCGGCAGACAGGCACTGACTCCCCATACGGACGTGAAAAGATCGGCATAGAAGCCACTGCAGACCCCTGTCACGACATCATCCGGTGTCGCAAGCGCCTGTTCAAGCGGGTTTAAAAAAGGGCCCTGAGCTTGGTCGGCGGCGGGATTACCCAACTTTTCACCCGTCGCGCGGCCGTTCCAGAAATTGCCGCCTGTGAATACCGCCTGTTTCTGCTGCATGACATAATGCAGGATCGGACTCAGAGTCGCATACGCCGCGCTCGGCGGTTTCCGATTGCCGAAACGCCCGGCGACCGACCCCTCGTAAACCGCTCCGGAGGCGTTGATGCCCGAGAGGGGACCGGTGAAGCCCGTTTCGGGCGCGTGACAGCCGGCACAGGAGAGGTTCCCGTTGTATGAGAGGCTTTGATCGAAATAGATCATTTTGCCCAACGCTTCCTCGGGTGTCAGCGCGCCTGCCGTAAGCGACGCACCCAAACCCACCACTGCCAAACAGGCCACCAGCAATTTACTTTGCATAACACACCTCCTTATGGTTTCAGTGTATTATGCTCGCATCAAAATGAAAAAATAATGAAAAAAATCTTTAAATGTTTTTTAACGTTTTATAAAAGCTCTTTAGAACCCATGCAATACGGCAGACTTGGCGGGTTTTTCATCCGTGTTTTCGGTGTGAGAAACATGCGAGCCCGCGTGTCCAGCCAACGCGCTTACGCAAACCGGTTTCCCGAACGCTTCTGTCAAATGTAGGGATTGAACCGTTGCGTTTTCCCGGTCAAACTGCGGAACGTCAACAGCATGTCGCTTTTAACGGATAAATACTCGTAGAAGAATCGTATTCTGAAGGTTAGTGAAGGGGTGGCGGACAGACAGGGATTCGAACCCTGGGAGGTATGACCCTCGCCGGTTTTCAAGACCGGTGCATTCAACCAGCTCTGCCATCTGTCCATAAATAAAAGTCGGAGTTTTGGTGGAGGCGCCACCCGGACTCGAACCGGGGATCAAGGTTTTGCAAACCCATGCCTTACCACTTGGCTATGGCGCCACCGGTGGTGCCCGGAGCCGGGATCGAACCGGCACGATCGCAATGATCGAGGGATTTTAAGTCCCTTGCGTCTACCAATTTCGCCATCCGGGCTCAAGACACCAAAAAAAACCCCAACTCAAACCTCTGCTTTGAAGTCTAAGAAGTTTCAGTTGGGGTGTTTAAAAATAAAAAATGGAGCGGGAAACGAGGTTCGAACTCGCGACCCCAACCTTGGCAAGGTTGTGCTCTACCACTGAGCTATTCCCGCATCTGTTGTTGTGGACCGAAATTATAGGCAAATCCCTTTCTAATGTCAAGGCTTTTTCGAGCTTTTGCCGAAAACTTCGCTATAATCTCGAAAATTTGCATATTATATATAGAGAAGGACCAATCTATGCGCAGCGATACAGTCAAACGCGGCTTCGACCGCACCCCGCACCGGAGTCTTTTCAGAGCGACCGGCCTCAAAGACGAGGATTTTGACAAACCTTTCATCGGGGTTGCCAACAGCCACATCGACATCATCCCGGGCCACTTCTTCCTGCAGGAGTACGGCCGTATCGTCAAAGAAGCGATCCGCGAAGCGGGTGGGGTCCCGTTCGAGTTCAACACGATCGGTGTCGACGACGGGATCGCCATGGGCCACGACGGAATGCTCTACTCCCTGCCCAGCCGCGAACTGATCGCCGACAGCATCGAAACCGTGATGAACGCCCACAAGCTCGACGCACTGATCTGTATCCCCAACTGCGACAAGATCGTTCCGGGGATGATCATGGGTGCCCTGCGCGTCAATGTTCCGACGGTCTTCGTCTCCGGCGGCCCGATGGCGGCCGGCCACAAAAAAGACGGCACGCCGATCGACCTGGCTACAGCCTTCGAAGCCGTCGGCCAGCACGCCGAAGGCAATATGAGCGACGAGGAGCTCTACGAGATCGAATGCGAAGCCTGTCCGTCGGGTGGTTCGTGCTCGGGGATGTTCACCGCAAACTCCATGAACACCCTTTGCGAAGCGATGGGTATCGCCCTGCCGGGCAACGGTACGGTCCTCGCGATGACGCCGGAGCGGATCGAGATGGTCAAGCAGGCGGCCAAGCGTATCGTCGACATGGCCAAGGCGGATGATCCGAAGTACAACCTCCGCAACGTCCTCAACGAAAAAGCGATCCACAACGCCTTCGTCGTCGATATGGCGATGGGTGGTTCAAGCAACACGGTCCTTCATATGCTCGCCATCGCGAAAGAGGCGGAGGTCGATTTCGACATTACCAAGATCAACGAGATCGCAAAGAACGTTTCACACATCGCGAAGATCTCTCCGTCGCTCGGTACCGTCCACATGGAGGACATCGGCCGCGCGGGCGGGGTCAATGCCGTCATGAAAGAGGTCAGCCGCCGCGGCGGACTGCTGCACCTGGACAACCCGACGGTCACGGGGGAAACGATCGGTGAACGCATCGCCGATGCCGAGATCAAAGATACCGGTGTCATCCACACCAACGAAAACGCCTACTCCCCGGTCGGCGGGCTTTCCATCCTCTTCGGCAACCTTGCCGAAGAGGGCGCTGTCGTCAAAACGGCCGGTATCGCGCCGAGCATGCGCCAGTTCAAAGGAACCGCCGTCTGCTTCAACTCCCAGCAGGAGGCGATTGCCGGCATCATCGGCCACAAGGTCAAGCCGGGCAATGTCGTCGTCATCCGCTACGAAGGTCCCAAAGGGGGTCCGGGCATGCAGGAGATGCTGGCGCCGACGTCGCTCATCATGGGGATGGGCCTCGGCGAGAGCGTCGCCCTCATCACCGACGGCCGCTTCTCGGGGGCGACCCGCGGTGCCTCCATCGGTCACGTCAGCCCCGAAGCGGCCGAGGGCGGCCTCATCGGCCTGATCGAGGACGGCGACGAGATCGAACTCGATGTCGATACGCACCTGCTGCAGCTCAACGTCGCCGGGGAAGAGCTCGAACGCCGCCGTCTGCACTTCAAACCGCATAAGAAAGCCATCAACTCCAAGTGGCTCAAGCGCTACAGCCTGCTCGTCTCCAATGCCTCCAACGGCGCGGTTCTGAAGACGGAACTGGACTAAGCCCAGCCCGGCTTGGAATTTAGTTCCTCGCTTGTATTGCCCTTTAGGGCTTACACGACTCAGGATTTAGTCCTTCGCTTGCGTTGCCTTTTAAGGCTTATACGATTCGCAATTTAGTTGCTCACATGTATTGCCCTTTAGGGCTTATGATCAAACTCCGGCACGATCTTTTTCAACGCCGCGACCTTGTCGCTCGCTGCCAGTAGCGCAGCGATATCCTCTTCCAGTGCTTTGATCGGATAGTCCGTTTTGCCGGCAATGAAGATGGAGCTGTACCGGGTCTTCTCCTCCGTCTCGTCGATCAGCAGCTCTTC contains:
- the ilvD gene encoding dihydroxy-acid dehydratase is translated as MRSDTVKRGFDRTPHRSLFRATGLKDEDFDKPFIGVANSHIDIIPGHFFLQEYGRIVKEAIREAGGVPFEFNTIGVDDGIAMGHDGMLYSLPSRELIADSIETVMNAHKLDALICIPNCDKIVPGMIMGALRVNVPTVFVSGGPMAAGHKKDGTPIDLATAFEAVGQHAEGNMSDEELYEIECEACPSGGSCSGMFTANSMNTLCEAMGIALPGNGTVLAMTPERIEMVKQAAKRIVDMAKADDPKYNLRNVLNEKAIHNAFVVDMAMGGSSNTVLHMLAIAKEAEVDFDITKINEIAKNVSHIAKISPSLGTVHMEDIGRAGGVNAVMKEVSRRGGLLHLDNPTVTGETIGERIADAEIKDTGVIHTNENAYSPVGGLSILFGNLAEEGAVVKTAGIAPSMRQFKGTAVCFNSQQEAIAGIIGHKVKPGNVVVIRYEGPKGGPGMQEMLAPTSLIMGMGLGESVALITDGRFSGATRGASIGHVSPEAAEGGLIGLIEDGDEIELDVDTHLLQLNVAGEELERRRLHFKPHKKAINSKWLKRYSLLVSNASNGAVLKTELD
- a CDS encoding cytochrome-c peroxidase; the encoded protein is MQSKLLVACLAVVGLGASLTAGALTPEEALGKMIYFDQSLSYNGNLSCAGCHAPETGFTGPLSGINASGAVYEGSVAGRFGNRKPPSAAYATLSPILHYVMQQKQAVFTGGNFWNGRATGEKLGNPAADQAQGPFLNPLEQALATPDDVVTGVCSGFYADLFTSVWGVSACLPENVEIAFDAIALSIAAYEASNEVNAFTSKYDYYLQGMAELTKEERKGLDLFKGKGKCANCHVLNAGADGTPPLLTDYTFDNLGVPRNPENPFYTQDAQYNPLGYAWTDRGLGEFLATRLDYAAFAAANEGKQKVPTLRNVDKRPDALFVKAYTHNGYFKSLKSIVHFYNTRDVLPRCENAMTTEADALAQGCWPAPEVPENINTKELGDLHLTGEQEDAIVVFLKTLSDGYQP